TTAAATGTATTCTAAGTGTGTttatacataaatttattctttttgatagtACATAGGCAGAATTCTGGATAGTTccttgctagtatatagaaagacagttgatttttgtatattgatcttgtatcttgcacCTTTGAACCTGAACTGGTTTataagttctaatattttttgtgtggattccttaggattttctctcataagatcatgtcatctgtggtTACAGAAAGTTTTACTCctccctttccaatctggattccttttatttcatgttCTCACCTAATCGCCATGACCAGAGCCTGCAGTAAAATTCTGGGTGCAAGTGGTGAGAGGACCTCCCGATGTTGTTCCTGAgcaaagggaaagctttcagtctctcTCCACTGAGCACAGCAGCTGAGGGATTTTCGTGGATGGTCTTCGTCAGTTTGAGGGTGGTCCCTTCTATTCCAGGTTTGTTGactgtttttttctgtgtctgttgagatgatcatgtagtttttgtcctttattctattacaTGGCCTATTCCATTGATTGACTTTCAGATGCTAaatcaatcttgcattcctgggataaatcccacttggctctttttatatgttgctggattcaatttgctggtACTCAGTTGAGCAATCCTGCAACTATATTCATAAAGGAtgttggtctgtggttttctttccttgtgatgtcCTTGTTGGGTTTGCTGACAGGGTGCTCCTGCCTTTTGTAGGATGAGGTGGGAAGcgttctctcttcttcttgtaCTTTTGGTGCTTTCTCTTCACTGCATCTTCATGTGTTGCTCAGTGTAACTGCCTTGCTCACTGAGGTCCAGCACTTGGCCCAGCCATGTCCCTGGAAGTTTAGTTTACTGCGTCGACCATGCTTGACCATGAGTATCCACTGGATGTTGGCCCCTGTGAAGAGGGTGTGGTGAGAGCCCCTCTCTGGGGAGATGAAAAGTCAGGGCTCTGAAACCCTGCACACCAGCTCTCAGGTGGCCGTTGGTCAGGCCTTGGGGGAGTTGCTGTTATACAACTGCCCAGGCCTCTTGGttggaaatgtatttttctgggtttctttgAAGgtgtttcagaacaaagaactCTGCTCGGTTATGTTTAGGCCACACAGGAGTGAGATGTGGGAGGTGTCACCCCTGCAGGGAGTGGAAGCCCATCTGAGAAGCTCCTCAAGACAACGTCAGCCACATACCAGAAGGGAGCAAGCCTGGCAGGACAGGGGATGGGGGGATGAACGCAGCTGTCTGAGGCTAGGCGGCTGTCTAGACCAGAGTTCCTCCTGTCCTGAGCcctgggggcctggcccagctcccaggAAGCTTCTTCCAATTTGCTCTGGGATCCCAGACCACTGGAGCGGGTCCTAGCTAGGCTTCCTGGGGCGGCCCCTCCCAACCCTCAGAGCCCCTCCCATACACCCAGTCTCTTGCCCAGGAGGCAGGCCAACGGGATACCCACGCTGCCCTGTGGCCTCCTGCCCGCCCTGCTGCCAGGCCCTGAGCCGGCCTCATCCAGCCCTGCAGCTGCCAGTGGTTCCAAGCTTGGGTCCCCAGGGCAGGGTCAGAGCATGGACTGGAGGCTGGTCAGGACCCCCCTGGTCAGGACCCAGCTGGACAGCCTGTCACTCCCCTCTTACCCTTGTAGGTGCCAGTTTGGTGCTCCTCTCAGCTGCCCACCATGGCCTGGGGACTGACCAGCACCGCAAGCCTGGCACGCTTCTGCCAGAGGCTGAACCGGCTGAAGACACTGGAGGAGCCCACCAAGGAGACCTTGCCGCAGCGCCGCCTGACCACACTGCAGCTGACCCTCTTGGGTTTGGGTGCCTTGACGGGCTTTGAACTTTATGTGCTCACAGGCATTGTGGCCAGGAAGATGGCTGGCCCTGCGGTGCTCGTGTCCTTCTGTGTGGCTGCCGTGGCCTCCCTGCTGGCAGCCCTATGCTATGTGGAGTTTGCAGCATGTGTGCCCAGCACAGGCTATTCCTACCTGTTCACCTATGTGTCCATGGGTGAGCTGTGGGCCTTCGTTGTTGGCTGGAACACAATCTTCCAGTACCTCATTGCTGGCGTTGCCGGGGCCCGTGCCTGCAGTGGCTACCTGGATGCCATCTTCAGCTACCCCATCCGCAGCTTCATCGAGGCCCATGTGGGCATCTGGCAGGTGCCCTTCCTGGCCCAGTACCTCGACTTCTTGGCTGCTGGCATTGCACTTTTGGCCTCCGTGTTCATCTGCTATGGAGCCcccctctcttcctgtcttgaCTACACCTCTTCTGCCATCAACCTAGTCGTCATCGTCTTCATCATCATCCTGGGGTTTGTCCTGGCCAACCCGCACAACTGGAGCACTGAGCAGGGTGGCTTTGCACCCTTCAGTTTCTCTGGGATCATGGCTGGTGCCGCCACTTGCTGCTATGCCTTCGTGGGCTTTGATGTTGTTGCTGACTCCAGTATGGAGGCCCGGAACCCAAAGCGAGCCGTGCCTATGGCCATCGCCATCTCTCTTGGTCTGGTAGCTGGCGCCTACATCCTCGTCTCCACTGTGCTCACCCTCATGGTACCCTGGCACAGCCTGGACCCTGACTGGGCATTTGTTGATGCCTTCTACCAGCGGGGCTATAGTTGGGCGGCCTTCATGGTGGAGGCTGCCTCCATCTGTGGTAAGGGGCACCTCAGGGCAAGGCAGGAGGGGAACAGGGTGGTAGGACCTTGCTCTAAGCCCCCAAGGGCACACATCTCCATCTGGGCCTGTGCTCCCAGTTGCATCCTGGGCCCAGGAGGGTGCTAATGATTAGACTCTTCACCAGGGCTTGTTGGGAGGGACCTACTCACTGTCCCTCCCAGTTGTACACAGAATGTCAGTTCTGGGCATGTGCTTCCAgatccttccaggcagagggactcaGCCCTCATCAGATTCTCCAGTGGATCTGCCACCTAAATTGGGATGTTTAATTCCTGGGTGTGATGGGGGACAATCCAGTACCCTAAATACACTCAGCCCACTCTGAGAGCCCAGACAAACTCATGCCCATGTTCCCAAGAGACCACCCATGTCTTGGCCCCCAGCAGCGGCCCCTGATGGGCCTGTCCACCATGCTGACCAGTCTCCTACTCTCTGTCACAGCCATGATAACTGTCCTGCTCTTCGACCTCTTTTCCTTGCCAAAGATCATCCATGCCATGGCCACCGATGGGCTCCTCCTCCAGGTGTTTACCTACATGCACTCCCAGATACAGGCACCTGTGGTGAGCATCCTGGTGTTCGGGGCCCTCATGActttcctggctctgctgctggaCCTCGAGGTGCTGGTCCAGTTCCTGTCCATCAGCACACTGCTGGACTATAGCTTCATGGCCACCAGCACTATCATGCTACGCTTCAGAAAGACACCTCCATCCAGctccctggccccaggcagcccTGTGGGCACTGAGCCTGGGCAGCTGCGACCAGCCCTGAGGCCCTACCTCAGCTTCCTGGGTGGGTGCAGACCTGGAGCTGCTGTGGCTTGGACCCTGGGTGTCCTGGTGGCCTCGGCCATCACTCTGGACTGTGTGCTGGTCTTCGGGGACTCAGCCCTGCACCTCCCGCCCTGGGGCTAcaccctgctgctcctgctcagcTCCGCCAcctttcttctcagtctcctcatcctgGGGGCCCACCAGCAACAGCGCAGGCAGGACACCTTTCAGGTACTTCCTCCAGCCAGCACCCACCGTGCTCAGCCCAGCCAGCTCCCTtcgccccttcctcctctgccatGGCAGGATGCACCAGGGCcgcagggctgggggaggtcaGTACCCCACACCCTGCTCTCTGCATGGCGGGTGGGCCCTTGTCTCTGGAATCTCCAGAGGCGGAGAAAGGCTCTGTAGACTCCTGAGAAgtcaggccctgggccagcagcccTTCCCTGTGGCCCAGCCCCATCCTTGTCCCCTCAGGTTCCCGTGACTCCCCTGACACCCGCCCTGAGCATCCTCCTCGACATCTTCCTCATGCTGCACCTGAGTTACCTGACCTGGCTGGGCTTATTCATCTGGCTGCTGATTGGTGAGTTGGGTCCAGGCTGGGACCCCAGGTGGCCTGCAGGAGGAGGGCAAGCAGGGAGGCAGGGCTAGGACCGACCCCTCAGGCTTATGCCACCCTTGCAGGACTCGCGGTGTATTTTGGCTACGGCATCTGGCACAGCAAGGAGAACCAGCGTGGTTGACCATCCCACAAGGCAACCTGGAGGAGATGgtgccagccctgcagccccccaGCCAGGCACCAGCCCAGGAGCCCAGTCACACAGAGCAGCCGGACAGTCTATGAGGACCACTGGgggcctgcctgccctccccatctCTTCAGGTTGCCTGAGGTGTTGGCCACCCCTTCTATCTTGGGCAGCTTGGGTTTGCAGACCTGCCCGTGCTGGGGGGTCCTCAGGACCTCAAGACCTTAGACCAGGTGCTGAGCTTCGAGTCTTTGGGAGTGGGCCATGGCCAGCACTGGTGTAGTGGACTCTGCCCATCACCTTCCAGTTTATGACCAACTCTAGCTACCTGGGCAGGTGGAGTAGCGCGGGCAGGGAAGAGACTCGAGTCCCAGGGATCCACAGTAATAACTGCTTAGCCTGCCATGTGGCCTGCTGCTGTGTCCACTGTGGTAGACTTTGTGGCCCTGAGTCCTCACCTGCCCCTGGGAACTAGATGGTTGTCACCAATCCACAGCAAAGGTGCAGAGGTTCTGCAGGGAGGAGGTGCCAGGCCTGAGTCAGGGACACAGCCAGGCCTGATTCTCAGGGTCTTGCCCTCAGGCAACTGACCCCTGCCCAGCAGAGAGGGGAGCTACACACACCAGGCACAGAGGGGTCCCTCACAGAGTGAGGCCgggctccctcccagcctccccacatGTCATCTTGAGGACAGATCCAGAGAGCAGAGCCATTGCAGTTCCAGGTTTTCCTCATTTTCCCAATCCTGAGACCTGCCTCGGATGGAGAGGGCCCCCTGCCTGGGCACACACATCTCTCAGGCACAGGCCCACATGGCCCACACAGTCCCCTGGGCATGCACCCACGTGCAGACTGAGGCAGCAGCTGtttcccagcccagggctgccagCAGCTTCCAGCGgcctctctccctgctgccccctcAGGGCTTTGTGACAAAGGCTCAGGATGAGACACACATGGGCAGGTGGGTGCATAAGTACCTGGGCCTGCTCCAGGGACCTTCCACCCAACTGTGGTGTTGAAGCCCCATCCATGGGGGTCCCTAGGCCCACCCTGCACCCCCCGTGGTCTCCCCAAGGCCATGCTCCATCTACAATAGCTGCCTCCCCCTACCCGTTCTTGCCTGTGAGGACCACACAGGAAGCCGCTGGCTTTGGCAGCTTTACTCCTCGACTCTCTGCAGCCTCAACATCACTTTCTCTGGGCCCCAAGGGCAATCAGGGACATGTGACCCCACTCCAATAACCAGGCCTCAGGGCCATGATCTCTCACTCAGGCCCTTCTGAGCCAGCCTCCCATGGACACTGCCCTGGGGGTGAGAGGCAGCAGGGATCCCAAGGCTTTGCTGAGGCTCCTGGTGCCAGATGATTCCAGATGTTgcccagcctgagccccaggccccccTCCCAAGTCTGGCCTGTGTCCCTCCACCAGCAAGCTGCCAGCAGGGCCCTGCTCACCAGGGACCCATGTGGAGGCAGCCTCTTGTCTCCCTGGGGTAGGTACAACaaaccctgcccctccctgggaaCCAGAGAGGGCTTGGCTCCTGCAGccctgtccctgccctcctgaCCATGGGCCCAAGACATGGGGAAATTCTCCAGCAGGCAGGACTCAGACCCCCAGGAGGATTCCAGAGCCAGAACCAGGCCAACCTGCTGGGGGCCCTATGTCTTCTCTTAGGGACATTCTCTCCACCCCCTGGGCTCCACCTGGGGTCTTGTTCATAGCGTGAGCTTCATGCAGTTGGCTTAGGCTGCATGGGCAGCTGCCCAGACATATTCTTGGGTGTGGATGGAGAAGCCCATTTCTACTGGAGGATCAAGCatgaggagggggctgcaggcCTGCCTGACCGTGGGCTACACTTTGGAGGATGGTGGCTGGAGCCCTGACCTGCTGTCCTCATCTGCAGACAAAGACCCCAAAGGGAACTGCCAACCCTGAGCAGACAGGCAGCTTCTCCACATCTGGCTGCCCAGGTGCCTTAGAGGGGGCCCAGCACCTgcccccactgctgctgctgggagcTGGACACCGTCACCAGGGTGGGCCTGGCACCCACTTGCTGGCCCATTCCTGAGGCCTGTAGCCTTTCTCTGCTGGTTGGAGGTTGGAGGCTCAAATGACTAGGGGCCCGCACCTTGGGGACTCATGGCTGAAGCCCTggaaggcccagggcaggggttGGGGAAGAATTCCACCCTTCTGCTCCCAGGTAGCCTGTCCCTCCCCAGCGCCAGCCTCGGCAGGTGCTGCCTGGGGACCACAGAAGCCAGTTTTGTGTAGAGACTGCAGGGAACAGACGCAGGGCCCCGGTCCAGTGGGGCtccggctggggctggggctggagatgCTCTCCTAGTCTCCATTTCCAGTGTTCCCAGCAGCTCCCCGCTCTCCAGCTGTGCACCACACTGGCCGTGGTCACCTC
This genomic stretch from Equus przewalskii isolate Varuska chromosome 7, EquPr2, whole genome shotgun sequence harbors:
- the LOC103563639 gene encoding cationic amino acid transporter 4-like, giving the protein MAWGLTSTASLARFCQRLNRLKTLEEPTKETLPQRRLTTLQLTLLGLGALTGFELYVLTGIVARKMAGPAVLVSFCVAAVASLLAALCYVEFAACVPSTGYSYLFTYVSMGELWAFVVGWNTIFQYLIAGVAGARACSGYLDAIFSYPIRSFIEAHVGIWQVPFLAQYLDFLAAGIALLASVFICYGAPLSSCLDYTSSAINLVVIVFIIILGFVLANPHNWSTEQGGFAPFSFSGIMAGAATCCYAFVGFDVVADSSMEARNPKRAVPMAIAISLGLVAGAYILVSTVLTLMVPWHSLDPDWAFVDAFYQRGYSWAAFMVEAASICAMITVLLFDLFSLPKIIHAMATDGLLLQVFTYMHSQIQAPVVSILVFGALMTFLALLLDLEVLVQFLSISTLLDYSFMATSTIMLRFRKTPPSSSLAPGSPVGTEPGQLRPALRPYLSFLGGCRPGAAVAWTLGVLVASAITLDCVLVFGDSALHLPPWGYTLLLLLSSATFLLSLLILGAHQQQRRQDTFQVPVTPLTPALSILLDIFLMLHLSYLTWLGLFIWLLIGLAVYFGYGIWHSKENQRG